The stretch of DNA TTGAAAATTTAGATAATCTTCCTGACAAAGGAAAACCTGTCTTAAACTTTACTTTGAATAATAATAATTCGATTAAAATTCCTTTTACTGACATTAACTTAGCTGCACAATGGACTAAATATTTACAACAAGAATGGCAGCATTTAAAACAATAATCAAAATAATTGAGGTAAAAAGTAATGGAAAATTCACGCAATGTACTTGGTAACGAATTAGAAATTTGTTGTGGCTCTCCTGTAACTGGATGGTATCGTAATGGTAAATGTGAAACTAATCTTAGCGATCGCGGTGCGCACGTTATCTGTGCAGAAATGACAGCAGAATTTCTTGAATTTACTAAAGCACAAGGTAACGATCTGAGTACGCCAGCACCAATGTTTGATTTTCCTGGGTTACAACCAGGCGATCGCTGGTGTTTGTGTGCCAGTCGTTGGAAAGAAGCGTTAGATGCTGGAGTTGCACCACCAGTTGTTTTACCAGCTACAGAAGAATCTGCTTTAAATTATGTCAGCCTCGAAGAATTAAAACAAAATGCCTTAGATGTTTAAATTGTAGTTGAATATCTCGATTGTTGTTAATGATTAATTGTTACATAGCATTAGTATTAGAACATGAGCGAGAAGTACAGCAAGAACAGCGATCGCATTACCGAGGTGATCCTGCTATAAACATAAAATTTTGAATTGATGAAATACAATCTTGACAAATATCATCGAAAATCTATCCGATTAAAAGGATATGATTACTGTCAAGCAAGACAATATTTCATAACTATTTGGACTTATCAAAAACAATGTTTATTTGGTGCAATCATAAGGTGATTTTCAACTTTTAACTTGCTCAATTTGCTTCATTTCTTGATAGGCAGCATAAACACCTTGTACGTTATACCAATTTAAAAAAATTCGAGCGATTTCTAAGGCAAGTTGGGGTTTTCCAAGATTAATTAACCATTGCAACAAAGGCTTCATTGTTTTTTCGTTTAAATTACCACCCAAAGATAAAATTCCCCATAATAAACGATGCAAGAAAGTCATTTGAATCATCATCCGAACATCCCAAGTTGGATGTTTTTGATAGAAAACAATTCCCATTCTGCCTCGTTCAATTTCTTTATCAATTAACTGAGGAATTTGATTTAAATTAAAAGGGGGATGCCAATGATAACCAACTGCTTCAGGACATTTAATTAACTTTAATCCTAATTTTTTTAAACGAACTCCTAATTCTAAATCTTCCCAACCATACAGTTGAAAACGAGTATCAAATAGTCCAGCTTCTACTAACCATTTTTTGGCGATCGCGACATTTCCTGTAGCAAAATAAGCAGCCGAAAAATCAGTAATTTTATAAGGTTCAGTAGTAGGATTTTCAAAGTTAGCAGTATTAATTACCCAACCATAAGTAAAGACGCGATCGCTTCCAAGTTTAGCTTTTCCTGTTACTAAAGCATCAGCATGAGCCTGAAGAAATTTTTCTGTAACTACCAGATCACTATCAATAAAAATAATTGTATCACCTTGGGCATGATTAACTCCTAAATTCCTCGCAGCAGCAGCACCTTGATGAGATTGAATTAAAGTTTTTACATGAGGTAAATTAGTTTTAAAATTACTCAACCAAGTTAATGTTTCATCGATTGAACCATCATCAACAACAATAATTTCGTAGCCTTCAACTTTATCATCAGTTAAATGTTGAGATTCTAAAGCTTGTAAACACTTTTGTAAAATTGGTAAACGATTATAGGTAGGGATAATAATACTAAAAAACATTATTTTATAGCAATTTTTAAATTCTTGAGATCCATCTAGAAGATTTATTAGTTATCAATTAACAAAAAACACTACCAACTGATAACTTTATCTGTGTTTATCTGTAGACAAATAATTAACTATCAACCAAAAACTAAAAGCTTGTTCATATTTTATTAATGTAAAAAACTTTATAAATAATTAGCGAATTTTGGCAAGCAACAAACGAATCATATCCGCATCCTCTGCATTAGGCAACATAGCCAAATAATATTCCAAATCCAAACAAGCCTTATCCCACTGATCCAATTCATAGTAGAGTAAACCGCGATCGCGTAATTCGTTAGGATTATCTGGAAACAGCATTAAAATTCCATCAATTGTAGCTAAGACTTTACTAAATTGCCTTTGATTTAAATAAATATATTTTAAATTAGTCAGCATTCTAGCTAAAATTTGTCTATTACTAACGGCTGCTAAAAACCGAGGTTCTAATTCTATTGGTTTTGGATATAATTGTTGTAATCTTTCAGCACAATCTTGTTGAAATAAAATTTCGCCTTGATTAAAAACATCAACAAATATTCCCACTTCTTCAAACTCTGGACGAATTAAAAAATGTCCAGGCATTCCAATACCTACCATAGGGAAATCAATTCGTTTAGCAATTTCTAAATACAAAACTGATAAACTAATAGGAATACCAGTTCTACGATCAATTACTTCATTTAAAAAACTATTAGTAGGATTGTAATAATCTTGCTGATTACCTTTGAATTTTAAATCATCAAAAAGATAGTTATTAATGGTATTAATTACTTTGAGCGGATATTTTCTTTGTGGTAGTCTTGCTTTAATTTCTTCCGCTATTGTATTTAACTTATTGAGATATTCTTCTATATTGAGACTGGGATACTCAGCTTGAGCATAATAAAGTGAGGCTTTTGCTAAATCAATATCTTCATCTGCCCGATTAATTTCTTGATAAAAATTTTGCCAAGCTAATTGATAATCCATTGGTTATTTATAAAGCAATTTGTTTAAGTATTTAGTAATTATTTTAATATTTATAGCAGGCACATTGCAAAATCAAGCATAAAATAGCAATGAAATCTGTATTTGCTCAAGTCTTGATCTCAATGTGTTTAACTCGAATTTAGATTAATTTAAATTTAAAATTCAAAAGTAGAGAATTAATTTATTACATCTCTACAAAAGTTTTATGTTTTTCAGTTTATTAAAAGTGTCTACAATTTCTGTCTCAAAACCACAACTAAGTACCAGGGCAAAATTAAATATAAAATAAAGCTTTCATTGTTCTTTTCTGCACCCAAGTACTTCTGCTTCCTTTGCATTTTTCTGTTTTATAATTAGTTACGCTTATCTACTTAATATAAGGTTTAAAAGCCCTTGCCTTTATACACCCCTTACTTTTCTTTAGCAGTAAATTAAGTGTATAGTAGTTTATTTGATCTAATTAAAATTAGTATTTATTAACATGAAAATCTCCACCAGAACCATATTTCCAAGCATCTAACCAACGATGATAATAATACTGCTGAGTAGGAGATAAATAATTAACTAAAGGTTGGATTGATTTTCCGAGAGGATAAAAACCACTATACAATGCCAAATTCAAATAATGAATGCTCCAATCAAGTAAACCATTGATGCCAACTTTGGGTAAAATTGGTAACACTAATTTTGGATTAACTAAAGGCAGAGTTCTTGCTAAAGGAGCAAATTGAATTACATCTTGAAGAAAAGGTTTTAGTACATCATCACCAAGATGATTCATAACAGCAAAAACGCCATTCATTAAATCATTAATTTGATTGAGATTGACTTTTTCATTGATACCAACACTCATGGTTTTTTGAAATAACCAAGTAACAGAAATATTTGGTTGATAAGGTTGAAGTAAAGCTAAATCTTTACTTTTTAAACAATCTGATTTTATTGCTTCATCAATACCAGAAGTTAGTCTTTGCAGATGTCTAACCATTGCACCAAAACCACCAAAACTAACAGGAGATTGACTACCGCTACTATCACCAATTGTCAAAATACGATTCCAGGTTAAATGCAAAGGACTTTGACGATAAGCAGGAAAAAAACCAAATAAAAATCTCTTAAAATCTAGTTGTGATAATTCAATATTTTGATACTGAGGTAATAATCTTAAATACTCATCCATAAACCATTCTAAATTAGGTCTAGCTGGCTCGGCATCTAGATAACTAAACATATAAGTAGTGCGTCCATCTCTGGCAGGAAAAGCTTCCCAAAAATACTGACATTGATTAATGATAGGTGTAAAAGAATAAATCAAATCTCCTGTAGAATTTTCTTGATACCCTTCAGCACAACTACCGACAACTACACAAATACCTTCGGGTTTAATTCCTTTTCTAGCTTGTTTTACTATCGGGGAAAAATGCCCCATACCATCAACTAACAAACCAGTTGTTAACTTAAATTCTCCTGCTTCTACTAAAACCCCATCATTATAAACTGTAGCTTTAGTAAAAGGAGTTTGTTCTAATAATTGTCCACCAGCTTGTAAAAATTTTTCTTTTAGTTTAGCGAGTAAAAATACAGGATCGACTCCAATATTAAGAACATCTTTAACCCAAAGTTCTTCACCACCCAAAAAACCAATCCGAGCAGGATTATATTCAGTTGCAATTGCTTGATTTAACTCAGATTCTGTTAATAATTCTAATTCAATAAAAGTTTGTAATTCCTGACGAGAGATATTCCATTCTTGTTCTCTGCCTTTAAGTATTCCTCGCTCAATTAAAGCAACTCGCCAACCTAATTTAGTACAAGCAGCACCCAATAAAATCCCCAAAGTACCACCACAAATTACCAAATCCCAATCAGTTTTGCCCAAAGATTCATTACTAACATTAACAGCTTCGGTAGGATTAATTTGCTCTTTCCGAAAAACATTCCAAAAGCGATCCGCACTTTGTAATCTTTCCCAAACGCCATCATTTCGCTGCGCTAAAATTTGTTCACTTAAACCCATAACCCGATTCCTATGCTTTTAATAATATGAAATACTTCAATTTTTGCTACGGTTCGGATCGTTTTTTAGCTTTTAGCTATACGCTCTTAGCTGAACCTCATCTAAAATCAAACTATTGGTAGCATTCTTTTTTACATTTCATATAAATATATTATTGGCAAGAAATAGTACAGTTATCAGCCAACAGTCAAGACAATTGGTTGATAGTTGAAGCAAAAAATAATCAGTTTATCTAGAACTAAACTGGTAACTGCTGTACAGACAATTCATGAATTGTCCCTACTGGTAACTGATAACTACTCCTTATTGTTTCATCTTAGAATAAACAAAGTTAGTAAAACTACCTTGATTAAGCCGATCCCAAGCATAAATGCGATCGCGAAATTGTTGCCATTCTCCATATATTGCTTTAAAATCAGCATCTTTAGCAGCAAACTGTTCGTAAATATCAAAAGCAGCTTGTTGTGCTGCGGTTAAAATTTCTTCACTGTACGGGCGTAGTTGTGTACCAGCTTCAATCAGACGTTGCAGAGCTTCATTGTTACGAGCATCATAACGGGCTAACATAGTTGCATTAGATTCGTAAGCAGCAGTTTTAATTGCCTCTTGGTATTGGGGGGGAAGTTTATTCCACTCGTTTAAATTAATTTGTACTTCTAAAGTTGCCCCTGGTTCCCACCAACCTGGATAGTAGTAAAATTTTGCTATTTTATTTAGTCCCAGTTTTTCATCATCATAAGGTCCTACCCATTCTGTAGCATCAATTGCGCCTGTTTGTAGTGCTTGAAAAATTTCACCACCACCCAAAGTTTGGACTGTTACGCCCAATTTTGCCATTACCTGCCCACCTAACCCAGGAATCCGCATTTTTAACCCTTGCAAATCTTTGAGGGTAGAAACCTCCTTGCGAAACCAACCACCCATTTGTGTGCCAGTATTACCCGCAGGAAACTGAATAAGATTAAATTTGCTGGCATAGATTTCTTGTAATTTAGTTAAACCGCCACCTTCGTATAACCAAGCATCTTGTTGTTGAGCAGTAAACCCAAATGGAACAGTTGTACCAAAAGCTAAGGCAGGACTTTTCCCAATGTAATAATAAGAAGCAGTATGTCCACATTGAACTGCACCTTGAGAAACCACATCTAACACTTCTAAAGGAGGGGCAATTTCGCCAGCAGCACGGGGAGAAATTTTAAACTTACCGCCAGTTAAAGCTGCTACTCGATCCGCTAAAACCTGTGCGCCACCAAAGATTGTATCAAGAGAAGGAGGCCAACTAGTTGCCATTTGCCATTGCAGATTGGGTAAATCAGCTATTTCATTATTTGCTGTGGAAGATTGGTTTTGTGCAGTTTGACAGCCACCAATAATAGCTATTCCCGTTGTGGCAACTGCTGCTTGAGAAGCATATTTTACAACAGATCGACGTTTCATAACACTCCCTCACGAAATATTTTTTCTCAATATATATGTCAAGGTTAGTGATTTAGGTAGAATGAGTTATTTAATTTAATTAATTAATGCTCAAAGGAGATTTATGCGACCGCGACCGAAGGGAGTGAACCCCGCCTCAGCTTTGCTAAGCTCGCTACTTAAAATTTCTCAAGCGATTGATAATTGTATTGAAAAGCTTGACTGGTTGCTCAACTGGTTAGTTTTATTAGCCGTTGGCATCGGTTTTTATAATGTCATGGCTCGTTATCTAGGGCGATTTATCGGAGTAAAGTTATCCTCAAACGCCTTAATTGAATTGCAATGGTATTTATTTTCAATTTTATTTTTACTAGGATTTGCTTATATTCTCAAACATGGCGATAATGTGCGAGTAGATTTTTTTTATGGAAGATTGAATGAACGACAGCGATCGCTAATTGATTTTTTAGGTACAGTATTATTTTTAATTCCTTTTTGTTTAATTGGTATTTGGGTAACCTTCAATCCTGTTTTAAACTCTTGGGGACGTTTACCCGATGGCAGTTGGGGAACATGGGAAATTTCTGGTGATGCCAATGGATTGCCCCGCGCTCCTATTAAAACTATGATTCCGATTGGTTTAATTTTGTTACTGTTACAAAGTATTTCTCAAGCAATCAAATATCTAGCTGTTTTGTTGGGTTTTCAACAGGTAGCCGAACAAATACGTTTAGAAACTTCCGATCATACCAAGATTGAATAGGAGACGAGAATGGGTTTTGAGTGGCTGGCAATTGTGATGTTTGTAGGCTTCTTCTTCATTTTGATGAGTGGCTATCCTGTTGCCTTTTCTTTTGCTGGTACTGCAATTATTTTTGGTTTGATTGGTTTGGGTGTTGGTGCTTTCGATCTCAATCGACTTTTGCTATTACCCAACGTCTGGTTTGGCACAATGTCTAACTTTACTCTGTTGGCAATTCCCTATTTTGTTTTTTTGGGTGCAGTTTTAGAAAAATCAGGATTAGCAGAAGAATTATTAGAAACCATTGGCATTATATTAGGAAAATTAAAGGGTGGACTTGCCTTAGCCGTAATCTTAGTAGGAACGATCCTCGCTGCTACCACAGGCGTAGTGGCTGCTACTGTCATAGTAATGGGAATGTTATCTTTACCTGTCATGTTGCGCTACGGCTATGATAAACAATTAGCTTCAGGAGTCATTGTTGCCTCCGGAACTTTAGCCCAATTGATTCCCCCTAGTCTAGTTTTGGTCATTCTCAGCGATCAAATTGGAGTTTCTGTAGGAGATTTATTTTTAGGAGCATTAATACCAGGATTAATGTTGTCTGGTTCTTATATGTTATATGTGGTAATTCTGGCAATGGTTAAACCAGAAATAGTACCAGCTTTACCAAAAGATCTTGTTATTCCCAAAGGCAAGGCTTTATTAAAACAGATAATTAAAGCAGTTTTACCACCATTGTTCCTAATTTTTGCAGTTTTAGGCAGTATTTTCTTTGGTTTAGCCACTCCTACGGAAGCAGGAGCAGTAGGAGCAGTAGGAGCTTGTCTTTTAGCAGCCATCAACCAACGCTTTAACCCTAAATTGCTTAGAGATGCAGCCCACGCGACAGCAGTGATTACTGCTTTAGTATTGATGATTCTCTTTTGTTCTTCCTTGTTTAGTTTAGTATTTGATGCTCTGGGAGGTAAAACTTGGATTACTAACTTACTAACCAGTTTACCTGGAGGCTTTTGGGGATTTTTGTTTGTTAGTAATATTGCTATTTTTCTGTTAGGAGTTTTTCTAGAATTTATTGAAATTTGTTTTATTGCTATGCCTTTATTTGTTCCTGCTGCTCAAGCTTTAGGAATTGATATGGTATGGTTTGGGGTAGTGATGGCAATTAATTTACAAACCGCTTTTATCTCTCCACCTGTAGGTTTTTCTCTGTTTTATCTTCAAAGTGTTGCTCCTAAAGAAATTAGTACTATTGAAATTCACAGAAGTGCGATTCCATTTATGGTGTTGCAGTTTATTGTCTTGATGATTGTAATTATTTTTCCTCAAACTGTACGCTGGTTAATTGATGCTTCTGTAGCTACAAGTATTTAAGAGCAAATTACAACAAAATGATTAATCAGTAAATTGTTTAATATACTCTTTGATTAGACTATAGCAGTTCTCACTTCTTTAGAGGTACACCTTAAAATACTGGTTTTTGTTAATGATTGAGACCTACGGTAGTGCGCTTCGCTTATGTTAATTGTTGATTATTCATCCCTCATAAATTAGTAATTAGTAATTAGTAATTAGTAACTGGTCACTGATAACTGGTGTACCTTACCAAGATGAGAAACGTTATATCAAATCCGATCTGTTAGTAAATTTGTCAATCAAAAGTGTTATTTAAAATGATTTCTAAACCAGAAAAATCAGATTCTACTACGTCAAAATCGCCTGCATCTATTTATATCGATGGCAAAAAATATCCACTATCTGAGCAAGTTGTTAAAAATATTGAAACAATCATTGGTTTCCAGACAAAACAAGAACGCAATATTCCCATTCACGAGCAAATTTTAGACAAAATAGCATCTTTTTTCGGGAAATCTATTTTTTTATATCTACAACTAATTTTTTTTATTACTTGGGGACTCTGTAGTCATTTTACTCCACATTTATTACCTTGGAATTTTCCTAAATTTAATCTAGAAGAAATGGGAGTTGATATTGCATCTTTGCTAATTGCGACAGGAGTATTAGTACAACAAACTCGTCAAGATAAATTAGCCGAACAGCGATCGCATTTAAATTTACAGATTAATTTATTAACAGAGCAAAAAATTGCCAAATTAATTGAGCTAGTCGAAGAATTACGTAAAGATATACCAATAGTTCATAACCGTTATGATTGGGAAGCCGAAATGATGAAAGAAGCTACCGATCCTCAAATTGTTCTCGATATTTTGCAAGAAAATCTAGAACAATCAACTGAAGAACAAAAATTAGATCAAGAAAATTCTAATCAATAGCTACTTTGTTGTTATTCGTTATGACTGCACAGATGCATAAAAATCTATCTTGAGATAGATTAGAATATTCTGGTTTTGTGTTAATTTAAATTCGTTTGGCGACAGCAAGCTAAATGAATCTCAGGATAAATTCGCTGCAAGGTTTGCCAATTTTAAAATTTTCAAAATTTTATAGATTAAATTGCTTTGCATAAAAGGGGTTTTTTCATGACCGAATTTAATGGTGTGATGATGCAATATTTCCACTGGTATAACGAGCCTGATGGCAGCTTGTGGAATGAATTAGCCGAAAATGCAGCGGATCTAGCCAAAGCAGGTATTACTGCCGTGTGGCTACCTCCAGCCTACAAAGGTACAGCAGGTGGTTACGATGTTGGTTACGGTGTCTACGATATTTTCGATCTTGGTGAATTCGATCAAAAAGGCTCGGTAAGGACTAAGTACGGTACTAAAGACGAGTATGTTAGAGCCATTAAAACTGCTCAAGAAGCTGGCATACACGTCTATGCAGATGTGGTACTAAATCATAAACTTGGTGGTGACGAACAGGAAGAAGTTGAGGCAACACCTTTTAACCCCAATGATCGACATCATGCCATTGGAGAAATGCAAAAGGTTAAAGTATGGACACATTTTACTTTCCCTGGTCGTCAAGGCAAATATTCTAGCTTAGAGTGGCATTGGTGGCATTTTGATGCTGTTGACTACAATGCTTATGATGGCGATGCTAATGCCATTTATTTATTTAAAGATAAAAAATTTGACGAGCAAGTAGATTTAGAACAAGGTTCTTTTGACTATTTAATGGGTTGCGATCTGGATATGGAACATCCAGAGGTAAGAGGCGAACTCAAATATTGGGGCGAATGGTATATGGATACCACCAATGTTGATGGTTTTCGCTTCGATGCCGTCAAGCACGTTAGAGCAGGATTTTTCCCCGAATGGCTCAATCACTGTCGCAACTATGCTGGCAAACAACTATTTGCAGTAGGTGAATATTGGTCTAATCATATTGAAGCTTTGCATCATTTTATCGAAGTTACTGGTGGAGATGTAGCTTTATTTGATGCCCCTTTACATTACAACTTCAGTGAAGCTAGTAA from Stanieria cyanosphaera PCC 7437 encodes:
- a CDS encoding DUF2237 family protein gives rise to the protein MENSRNVLGNELEICCGSPVTGWYRNGKCETNLSDRGAHVICAEMTAEFLEFTKAQGNDLSTPAPMFDFPGLQPGDRWCLCASRWKEALDAGVAPPVVLPATEESALNYVSLEELKQNALDV
- a CDS encoding glycosyltransferase family 2 protein; its protein translation is MFFSIIIPTYNRLPILQKCLQALESQHLTDDKVEGYEIIVVDDGSIDETLTWLSNFKTNLPHVKTLIQSHQGAAAARNLGVNHAQGDTIIFIDSDLVVTEKFLQAHADALVTGKAKLGSDRVFTYGWVINTANFENPTTEPYKITDFSAAYFATGNVAIAKKWLVEAGLFDTRFQLYGWEDLELGVRLKKLGLKLIKCPEAVGYHWHPPFNLNQIPQLIDKEIERGRMGIVFYQKHPTWDVRMMIQMTFLHRLLWGILSLGGNLNEKTMKPLLQWLINLGKPQLALEIARIFLNWYNVQGVYAAYQEMKQIEQVKS
- a CDS encoding SirB1 family protein; protein product: MDYQLAWQNFYQEINRADEDIDLAKASLYYAQAEYPSLNIEEYLNKLNTIAEEIKARLPQRKYPLKVINTINNYLFDDLKFKGNQQDYYNPTNSFLNEVIDRRTGIPISLSVLYLEIAKRIDFPMVGIGMPGHFLIRPEFEEVGIFVDVFNQGEILFQQDCAERLQQLYPKPIELEPRFLAAVSNRQILARMLTNLKYIYLNQRQFSKVLATIDGILMLFPDNPNELRDRGLLYYELDQWDKACLDLEYYLAMLPNAEDADMIRLLLAKIR
- a CDS encoding FAD-dependent oxidoreductase, translated to MGLSEQILAQRNDGVWERLQSADRFWNVFRKEQINPTEAVNVSNESLGKTDWDLVICGGTLGILLGAACTKLGWRVALIERGILKGREQEWNISRQELQTFIELELLTESELNQAIATEYNPARIGFLGGEELWVKDVLNIGVDPVFLLAKLKEKFLQAGGQLLEQTPFTKATVYNDGVLVEAGEFKLTTGLLVDGMGHFSPIVKQARKGIKPEGICVVVGSCAEGYQENSTGDLIYSFTPIINQCQYFWEAFPARDGRTTYMFSYLDAEPARPNLEWFMDEYLRLLPQYQNIELSQLDFKRFLFGFFPAYRQSPLHLTWNRILTIGDSSGSQSPVSFGGFGAMVRHLQRLTSGIDEAIKSDCLKSKDLALLQPYQPNISVTWLFQKTMSVGINEKVNLNQINDLMNGVFAVMNHLGDDVLKPFLQDVIQFAPLARTLPLVNPKLVLPILPKVGINGLLDWSIHYLNLALYSGFYPLGKSIQPLVNYLSPTQQYYYHRWLDAWKYGSGGDFHVNKY
- a CDS encoding TRAP transporter substrate-binding protein; this translates as MKRRSVVKYASQAAVATTGIAIIGGCQTAQNQSSTANNEIADLPNLQWQMATSWPPSLDTIFGGAQVLADRVAALTGGKFKISPRAAGEIAPPLEVLDVVSQGAVQCGHTASYYYIGKSPALAFGTTVPFGFTAQQQDAWLYEGGGLTKLQEIYASKFNLIQFPAGNTGTQMGGWFRKEVSTLKDLQGLKMRIPGLGGQVMAKLGVTVQTLGGGEIFQALQTGAIDATEWVGPYDDEKLGLNKIAKFYYYPGWWEPGATLEVQINLNEWNKLPPQYQEAIKTAAYESNATMLARYDARNNEALQRLIEAGTQLRPYSEEILTAAQQAAFDIYEQFAAKDADFKAIYGEWQQFRDRIYAWDRLNQGSFTNFVYSKMKQ
- a CDS encoding TRAP transporter small permease subunit, whose amino-acid sequence is MRPRPKGVNPASALLSSLLKISQAIDNCIEKLDWLLNWLVLLAVGIGFYNVMARYLGRFIGVKLSSNALIELQWYLFSILFLLGFAYILKHGDNVRVDFFYGRLNERQRSLIDFLGTVLFLIPFCLIGIWVTFNPVLNSWGRLPDGSWGTWEISGDANGLPRAPIKTMIPIGLILLLLQSISQAIKYLAVLLGFQQVAEQIRLETSDHTKIE
- a CDS encoding TRAP transporter large permease → MGFEWLAIVMFVGFFFILMSGYPVAFSFAGTAIIFGLIGLGVGAFDLNRLLLLPNVWFGTMSNFTLLAIPYFVFLGAVLEKSGLAEELLETIGIILGKLKGGLALAVILVGTILAATTGVVAATVIVMGMLSLPVMLRYGYDKQLASGVIVASGTLAQLIPPSLVLVILSDQIGVSVGDLFLGALIPGLMLSGSYMLYVVILAMVKPEIVPALPKDLVIPKGKALLKQIIKAVLPPLFLIFAVLGSIFFGLATPTEAGAVGAVGACLLAAINQRFNPKLLRDAAHATAVITALVLMILFCSSLFSLVFDALGGKTWITNLLTSLPGGFWGFLFVSNIAIFLLGVFLEFIEICFIAMPLFVPAAQALGIDMVWFGVVMAINLQTAFISPPVGFSLFYLQSVAPKEISTIEIHRSAIPFMVLQFIVLMIVIIFPQTVRWLIDASVATSI
- a CDS encoding DUF1003 domain-containing protein; the protein is MISKPEKSDSTTSKSPASIYIDGKKYPLSEQVVKNIETIIGFQTKQERNIPIHEQILDKIASFFGKSIFLYLQLIFFITWGLCSHFTPHLLPWNFPKFNLEEMGVDIASLLIATGVLVQQTRQDKLAEQRSHLNLQINLLTEQKIAKLIELVEELRKDIPIVHNRYDWEAEMMKEATDPQIVLDILQENLEQSTEEQKLDQENSNQ
- a CDS encoding alpha-amylase, with product MTEFNGVMMQYFHWYNEPDGSLWNELAENAADLAKAGITAVWLPPAYKGTAGGYDVGYGVYDIFDLGEFDQKGSVRTKYGTKDEYVRAIKTAQEAGIHVYADVVLNHKLGGDEQEEVEATPFNPNDRHHAIGEMQKVKVWTHFTFPGRQGKYSSLEWHWWHFDAVDYNAYDGDANAIYLFKDKKFDEQVDLEQGSFDYLMGCDLDMEHPEVRGELKYWGEWYMDTTNVDGFRFDAVKHVRAGFFPEWLNHCRNYAGKQLFAVGEYWSNHIEALHHFIEVTGGDVALFDAPLHYNFSEASKAGNNYDMRQIFDGTLVQQQPALAVTLVENHDSQPLQSLESVVESWFKPLAYALILLRRDGYPCIFYADYYGAHYKDTGNDGQEYEIWIDQHQWIIDKFLFARQEYAFGDQYDYFDHANCIGWTRLGDEEHPGGMAVVLSNGGEGTKWMEVGKPNHTYIDLTEHIKEPIVTNDKGWAEFRCPAGSVSVWVPKSAN